A window of the Henckelia pumila isolate YLH828 chromosome 3, ASM3356847v2, whole genome shotgun sequence genome harbors these coding sequences:
- the LOC140890028 gene encoding uncharacterized protein, which translates to MSASSKRHFQLKSIREAEVIDLIASGEFETGTGANQGCSFQRARATRWSSHFNSVRRLNNNIHGEAKVFGVSDMLRQKLQKDNIDILSAMDLVSTTKLVLQQIRNDRWESFILNVIEFCEYNDVDVPHLENRYMKDFQLMELNDRFSEITMELLTLSNALNPVDGFKSFYPSAVCSLVDKFYHKDFTKEEREDLERQLDHHKFDVPHHERFQKLDSLPHLCQTLVATSKSHIYPLIDKLIRLVLTLSISTATTE; encoded by the exons GAGAAGCTGAAGTTATTGATTTGATAGCATCAGGGGAATTTGAGACTGGTACTGGAGCTAATCAAGGTTGTTCTTTTCAACGAGCTAGAGCTACTCGTTGGAGCTCACATTTTAACTCTGTTCGGAGATTGAACAATAATATTCATGGTGAGGCTAAAG TTTTTGGAGTATCAGATATGTTGcgtcaaaaattgcaaaaagacAACATCGATATTTTGAGTGCCATGGATTTAGTCAGTACTACTAAGTTGGTTCTTCAACAGATCCGAAATGATAGATGGGAAAGTTTTATTTTGAATGTGATAGAGTTTTGTGAATATAATGATGTTGATGTGCCTCATTTGGAGAACCGTTATATGAAAG ATTTTCAGTTGATGGAACTGAATGATAGATTTTCGGAGATAACGATGGAACTTCTTACTCTTAGTAATGCATTGAATCCTGTAGATGGGTTCAAATCATTTTATCCCTCTGCTGTTTGTTCTCTAGTTGATAAGTTTTATCATAAAGATTTTACTAAAGAAGAAAGAGAAGATTTGGAGAGACAACTAGACCACCATAAGTTTGATGTGCCTCATCATGAACGATTTCAGAAACTTGACTCGCTTCCTCACTTGTGTCAAACATTGGTTGCAACCAGTAAGTCACACATCTACCCCTTAATTGACAAATTGATTCGATTGGTGTTGACCCTTTCGATTTCTACAGCAACTACAGAGTGA
- the LOC140890029 gene encoding uncharacterized protein: MEIDGERYQKTLGWSSVLLTDFRKFKYLDRKNVVIAGARRDRKWVAPPHNAFKLNTYATINSHLNRASVGGLLRDCQGRLLLAFGKQITQPLSVVHGELLAIKEGVKLLYEMGFINVHIESDSLLAVQAVTTNQKNLGYVGDCAQEITSLLKEPIIAGISHIN, translated from the coding sequence ATGGAAATCGACGGGGAAAGATATCAGAAGACTTTGGGGTGGAGCTCTGTTCTACTTACTGATTTTCGCAAATTCAAATATCTTGATAGGAAGAATGTGGTGATTGCAGGGGCGAGGAGAGATAGGAAGTGGGTTGCGCCGCCTCATAATGCTTTTAAACTTAACACATATGCTACTATCAATTCTCACTTAAATCGTGCTAGTGTAGGGGGTTTATTGCGAGATTGTCAAGGGCGTTTACTGTTGGCTTTTGGCAAACAAATTACTCAACCATTGTCAGTAGTGCATGGAGAGCTATTGGCGATCAAGGAGGGAGTTAAGCTTCTATATGAAATGGGGTTCATAAATGTGCATATTGAATCGGATTCCTTATTGGCAGTGCAAGCAGTCACTACCAATCAAAAAAATCTTGGCTATGTGGGAGATTGTGCTCAAGAGATAACTTCACTGTTGAAGGAGCCTATAATCGCGGGGATTAGTCATATCAACTGA
- the LOC140890651 gene encoding cold-responsive protein kinase 1-like produces MFPNVSFYVTGEMSCFTVCFMSQAKEDLDINREISGVENVKLYSYKELQDATGNFSSENKIGEGGFGSVYKGRLKDDNLAAIKVLSAQSIQGVREFLTEIMVISGMEHVNLVKLYGCCTEGNHRILVYGYLENNSLAQTLLGGRYSTHQFDWKTRAKICMGVAEGLEFLHEEVLPHIVHRDIKASNILLDKDFTPKISDFGLAKIFPDYLTHISTRVAGTWGYLAPEYAVRGKLTRKADIYSFGVLLIEIVCGRPNTNRRLPAEDRILLERAWRLYEKGKLVDLVDTSLEGEFNATEACRYLKIGLLCTQDFPKDRPTMSTVAKMLNGEMDVDEMKMSKPGVVKELFTQK; encoded by the exons ATGTTCCCAAATGTCTC GTTTTATGTGACGGGTGAGATGAGTTGTTTCACCGTATGCTTTATGTCACAAGCTAAAGAAGATTTAGATATCAATAGAG AAATCTCAGGCGTTGAAAATGTTAAATTGTATAGTTACAAAGAATTACAAGATGCTACTGGAAATTTTAGTTCAGAGAATAAAATCGGAGAAGGAGGCTTTGGTTCTGTCTACAAG GGAAGACTGAAGGATGACAACTTAGCAGCAATAAAAGTTCTTTCAGCCCAGTCTATACAAGGCGTGCGGGAGTTTTTAACCGAGATAATGGTGATATCAGGCATGGAACATGTGAACCTGGTCAAATTGTATGGTTGCTGCACAGAAGGAAACCATAGAATATTGGTGTATGGCTATCTTGAAAACAATAGCCTTGCTCAAACACTTCTTG GTGGCCGTTACAGTACTCATCAGTTTGACTGGAAAACACGGGCTAAAATCTGCATGGGAGTAGCAGAAGGGCTTGAATTCCTCCATGAAGAAGTCCTGCCTCACATTGTTCATAGAGACATTAAAGCCAGCAATATTCTGCTTGACAAAGATTTCACCCCAAAAATCTCGGATTTTGGTCTAGCTAAGATTTTTCCAGATTACTTGACTCACATTAGCACACGGGTTGCGGGAACATG GGGTTACTTGGCTCCTGAGTATGCGGTTCGTGGCAAGTTGACACGGAAAGctgatatatatagttttggTGTTCTTCTCATAGAAATCGTATGCGGAAGACCCAACACAAACAGGAGATTACCTGCTGAAGATCGAATTCTTCTCGAAAGG GCATGGAGACTGTATGAGAAAGGGAAGCTGGTTGATCTGGTGGATACATCACTTGAAGGGGAATTTAATGCTACCGAGGCCTGCAGATATTTGAAAATCGGGCTTCTGTGTACCCAAGATTTTCCAAAAGATAGACCAACGATGTCTACTGTTGCCAAAATGCTTAATGGTGAGATGGATGTGGACGAGATGAAGATGTCAAAGCCGGGCGTGGTGAAAGAGCTATTTACCCAGAAGTAG